The Sebastes umbrosus isolate fSebUmb1 chromosome 4, fSebUmb1.pri, whole genome shotgun sequence genomic sequence ACCGTCGCCACTATGGTAACGAGTGAGGGATTCCCTGGAGGCAGTCATGCTGCCCGTATCTCCCCCTGCCTGGTCGCCAGGCCGATGGTTCCCTGTTTcggtctcctcctcctgtggGTCCGGCTCTGGGGCGCTGATGCTGATTTGAACCCCTGAGGTGTGAAGTGGGCAGTCTGAAGAGAGTTTTGTCTGGGTCCCTTCCCCGTGCATGGGACAGTCATGATGGCCTTGGCCACTCGGAGCCCCCGCAGAATGCAAGGGGCAGTCTGAAGCCTCCCCTGAGGTGTGAACGGGACAGTCTGAGCTGCTGTCAGTCCCTGCAGGGTGGAGGGGACAGTCCGCTGTCATGTCTCCTCCATCTGGGTGAAGGGGGCATTCAGAGGAACCCTTGTCTTTTGCAGGGGGGTGAACGGGGCAGTCGGTGGCACCTGAGGGGTGAATTGGGCACTCGGTGAGGGGCTCGGTTTCATTGTCGGCTGGGCTGTTGGTGTTGTGTGTTTGGTCTGGACGCTGGTCCAGAGAGGATGTACGGCGGAAACCTGTGGCAAGACTGCTGAAGGATGCCGCACTGATGAAtggaacagaaagaaagaaagaaagaaagaaagaaaggaagaaagaaagaaagaaagaaactagtactcaaaatgtatttgtttgatTGATATTAATGACACAAGTAAATGCTTATACTGCTAAGACATAAGCAGAAGGAGCCCAGGAGCAAGTTCTCCTCACCTGATGGAAGTGTTGGTAGGTGAGTCGATATAGATTTTAATCTGAGGCCGACTGGCACCGTTGCGGATCCTCTTCCCCACCTCCCGGGctctcctgtgtgtgtctgacaggtTGTTGAACCTGGCCAGGGAGTCGGGCAGCAGGCATACATTGGCACTGCAGAAACAGAAGCTTCTGCCTTGTGGCCTCCATTCCCCAATGCCAACACCTCCTGGCCCGGCCTGGCCCTGCTCGGCCTGGTGTTTGTCTGGTCTGCACAAGGATAGCAACAAATAGCAAGTCAAACAGAAGCTCTGGAGCACACAAAAAGCCCTCCGTAATGTATGGAAAGATTGATTTTAGGAAATATGGTTATTCACTTTCTGGttgaaagttagatgagaagagcaataccactctcatgatatatatatatatatatatatatatatatatatatatatatatatatatcttcatATCCTTTTCTGTTGTTGTATGGTGTCCATTTAaccaacattttattttcatttcattatgttTTTCTACCCATATCTGAGTCTATCCTCCTCGACTGACTCGCCCCATAAGGATCACTGCTCTTTGATCGTATATTATGGAAAAAGGTGGTACTGTAGGCTACCTTTAACATGCAATAAACCATTCCCACATTAATGTTGGGGCAGCAGTAGTCAAAGAAACACATTTACTAAAGGGAACTATCACATTTAAAATCGTGTGTCACTAGGAAATCTGAGTTACTGTGAGATATTGCTGCTCTTCCACAGCAAACAGAGCTAAATACAGCATTTCAAAGTTGGTGGTTATGGTGGGTAGCCAtttgggtgtgtgtttggataACCAAACACCCGCTGAGAACTGATTGAGCCTGGCAGCTGGAAGCCAGACCAGAGAGCAAACTATTTACAGTAGATAATGACTCCATTTTCTGCCTCTTGAAATCTCCAAACCTTGGGAACAACTGGCACTGTAGATATAAAATGAAGCGTGACTCTGCAACTAAATGGCCTATTTTTCACCTCGAATAGATTCGGAAACCAATTTTGATGCATAGTTTAGGAGAACATTGGCAATAAAATGGTCTGTTTCCAGAACAGCCAGTTTGAAAGTCAGAAGGAAAGACCAATTAGAGACCATCCAACTACACACCAGTCACGACGCCAAATCGGGCCAATGGCCTCACCACTTTATGCGGcagcgacgctggtattgttttcaccttgtgagtctgtgtgtgagtcattgtggcaaaatgtggtccttgggacacctactgtagcgggaactaccacagaagagGCCTTGAATGCTTTGCgaggtgtttttatttctgtctgtctgtggacagatgttGTCACCACGCTAgagtcatgaaactttacaggcgTGTAGTTGAAAAGTTCAAAATAAAGGCTGAGTTCAAAGATGGGCGTGGTCCGAGCAAAGGGGGGAAGTGGCCACTGACACCCCACAATTTACCCCCCCAATCTACGCTCCAACGCCTGATTTGGCATCACAAAACTTCACagatgtgtagttgagatcaaaatgaaggcagagtACAAAGAGTTCATCCACTGACAATGTATTTCAACTTGTTCATGGTgatgtttaaaaacaaattattagtatatacagtaaactAGGAAAATAGTTGAGAACATTATGAGCCCTTTACTTCTGGAACCCTGTACCCCTGAAGTAACTCTTCCTGCTTTGCAACTCTATTGAGCCTTATTGCCACACAATGACCAACGCAAAATGTATACGGTATATtttcccttaccaaaaagaagtttattcaagtgtgctattagtttACTTCTTTCAAACTTAAAATAgaagagtatactttcagtttactttttatgtacttaccagagatatacttaacaaaagtatacttaagtatacttggctcatactgacaagtatactgaAAAGTCTAAGCATATTTGGCTTATATGCCTGCTTGGACTTAATATTTTGATCGGGATATACTTAAGGATAATAAGTATACTTGAGTAGCAGACACGGATTTCTGCTAAAAAAAGTGGGCTACGAgtgtacttgcagtataaaaactattaaactagtagtagtttactgagaatATACTTTAAAGcgcactttcataaactataaagtgggctacaaatataaaactagtaaactatcagtattcttatagtatagttgcagcacaaaataaaacttaggtgtaaactagttgtgtaatcaatatttattattcttacacttatagtatacttaaaagtatacttttatggACTAAAAAGTGGGTCAATTTAGtgccaagaagtattgaagtagtacacgtacaagtatactactagcacattgatattagtatacttacataaagtatacttgggaaatatatacttgaactttgcTTAAgcatacttcataaaataaactttaagtttactactttttcgtaagggTTAGAGGGATTAGATCGTGAAAGGAgcaaaaggtaaataaaaaaaaatcttaaaaagttACTAAATATCTCACTTGTTTCATGACTTGAAAACACAAAGTAGTGAAACTACTTCACCATGGTCCACACTAACCTGCGGTAGGTGTACAGGTAGGACTGGCGGACGGCCTGCAGGGGAGCCCAGATGATGAAGCCCAGCAGGGCGAAGGGCAGggcggcgaggaggaggagcaggtaaAGGGGCGCGGAGATCAGGACACACAGGCTGAGGAAGGAGCAGGGGTCCTGGGAGCGTTGACGCTTCTCCAGCGAGGTGGCCACGCAGGAAGCCAGGAGCTGGTCCAGGAGCCAGTAGCAGGGGAACACCAGGCTCCACGACAAGCCATCCAGGAAGTGCAGACAGGCACTGGAGTAAGGGGTGGTGTGGAGGAccatctctttcctcctctctctctctctctttctttctctctgtcactttCTCCTCACCTTGCACGCTATGTCCACACCCACATGCGCTCTTTAAACAAGCGAACACAAATCTATTCCAGAgatgacataaacagaaataaataaaaaaataaatcagactcAAATGTAGACCCTCCCCCCTCCTTGGAGAGAGGTACACTACATGGTTTGGGTGATTATTTAGCTTCACAGACAAGCTTGTCTAAGTATCACTACCGCTGCCTCAGCAATTGCACCCTCTACAGGGGGGGCCACGGAGCGCAGTCTGGAGGTAGGGGGTTTCCATGATGAGAGCTTTTCCGCTGATGATGGATCTATGATTGCGGGGACTCCGGCGACCTCGGGAGGGGGCGGCCATTAAACATCACCGCTTCCTCGGGACCTGGAGAAAGTGAGGTGATTGACAGAAGAATAGAGGAAGGAAATAGGGAggggggcagagagagagagaaaggaggaagaagaggcagGAGATCAGTGATTGACTTGCTCTGATGGAAGCATGCTAGGAGCAAAATGAACCTTGTAAATTTCCTAATATTTGCGAATGCATAATGAATATATATTCCCACAGGTCCTCGTATGGCCACAGGCAAAAATAAGAGTTCTGTTtaagtgtgttttgttttttgatagGGCGTCAGGGGTTTCAACACTGCTAGTGCCtatccaacatttagtgtacaGATTAAAATCAATGTTCATCTtgctcatttctctctctcacggTGCTACAGATTTAGCTACGTAGACGTAAATCTGtagatgaaaaaaaactaaaacaagatTGAGCTAGCGAGGcagtttttatgtttaaatgtgtgGTATTTACACAGTGTGGGACATCCCACGGTCTCTAGAAAGCATTAGCTCAAGTTGGGTGGCTGACTCAACAGGGACTATAGTTATCGTCCCTGTTGCTAGGGCGTTACTAAGGGTCCGCCTACTTCCTGGAGGAGTAAACTTGGTTGATTTTGATTTATATGACAGACTTAGTTTTTGATGAATGGTTGGAAGAGGCTGACGTCCGTTAGCATCACTGAAGTGCCAATAATGATGGTATAGCTCACCCTCTTGTGCAATATTGCTAAAGTAGCCTACTAATAAAAGCTATTCCGTAACTGGAACAATGCTTCGGCTACGTTTTAATAATTAAGGTCTTTCTTAATAGGAAATGGGCTGTGAAAATATTTCCTAGAAGTAAAGGTAATAAGTGGTCACAGAATGGAAGACAATCAATATGATACTAACCACTACTGTTTAAAAGATCTTCCTGCCCACAGATGGCTTAACCAGAAATGACTGTCAGTGAATGCTTTACAACCGACTATAATAACAACACAAGCCACAAAGGGAAGACTCAATTCCGCCAGCATGAATACATAATGAATAGATCAATTCATTCATGACAGCAACCAGGGTTTAGGAAGACAAAAGAAAGAGAGTGTTGACCTCAGTGTAACCTCATATACCCCACAGGGACCACCAGAGCGACAAGGCTAACACAGTGTCACATCTATAGCACGATAACATGACTCCATGATCCATCAATCCACacagctgaaactcactatatGTTGTACACACATTATGCTAGAATGTATTACATGCAGAGCCCATATTAAAACATGGGGTAGGTAAAGGCAATGTCGGATTTAACGGTTGCCAGTGGTGGTGCTATGACTATGAGTCAATATTGGCATGTAGATGtcctcaggcctggactcttacaACAGCTTGCTGTTTAATGGCGAATTATGTAAATACTATTCCATTTCATGAAAGCTCAAACTTAATACAGAGCCTGGAAATGGCCAAAAATACtcacataaaattaaaaatggccAATTTCCTCTTGGATTTAGAGCATAAGAGACCTTTTTTAACGTCTACATATGATACATGTGACCACCACATTTCGTACATCTAAGTGAAACGTACCGCGAGGGCTGCTTTGTCGAGATTTTGTcaggggcgctatagagccctgTTGACACACCCAACTTTGTGTTTCATGGCGAATAATGTGTCGCCCCAGCAATGGCGTTTGAGGAAAACTTTGACTTGGAAAACTATTAGGCAGCGCTATCGAGGCAATTTcaatcacatacagtatctatttTCACCCAGTCAGACGCCTGTGCCAACTGTCATAAGTTCCCGAGCACCATAGCCCCTTAAAAATGCAATCAAAGAGGCCAAATAGCGATTTCAATAGGGCCTCGCCGACCCCAGGCTGGTGCTCGGGCCTTAacaagaaaggaaaaaaggaaaaaatacttTCAAAAAGGGAAGCatcattattgggcaaaaagtccataataacctttcagtatattgtaattcaagttcctattggctgtgctccggtcaagtgagcggtgcttggtgttCCCCATGTATTCCCCAAGAGATCTGAACATGGCCTGTCGGGttacaaacgttctcattttacagctaacagtacactacaagatgattctgaaaacatttgaggagagaaataggaattacagtaacagaatatgattcatatttaatcaacgctgactagtttgaccgtttgatcggaattcgcaagtgattgacagccggctttcagagacggcagctgtacggcagactccagatcagctctgactggttgtttttcctccggtctgtgaaatcttgcagatgctgttaggagcaccggaggacacagaggaacatgattttttttcaggttaccagtttcatgaactactgtcaggttatagtgaccgttttataaaaataactttttttaatcatatttgctccaatctcggctactgctgctttaaccttTACAAAAAAGGCTTTTTCAAAAGACTACAGCATACAAATAAACCCACTTCCTTCAGAAGGGAACTACCAACCTGCAggaagaaaacacaacacacacatggtctgtCATGCATTAATTTTGACTCCAGGGTTTGAACACTTTTCAACAAAACACCATAACAGCCTACTTGTTCTCTCCCAAAACGAGACACTTTTATTTGACAGGCTCATCCTCTATATCAGAATAACAATAATCACTGCCTCCATCCTAGTAATCTTCCTCTGTACAGTCAAAACCTTTGTGTACAGTGACGATTCATGTTATGACAGAACAGTTGCCCATTCAGTAAGATGACTGACTTGCCGCCTGCTACTGATCAACTTTGTCATGTGCCGGTTGACCGGGtgagagatgaagagatgacCTGCTGACTCACCGGTAGGCCCGACTGACATGGCTGCTGTACTTCCAGCTGAATGACTGACCGACAGACTCTTTTACTGTCTGAACGGCTTACTGACTTGACGTGTGATTGTCTGGCAGATTAGCAGGTCGACAGACAGGACTTTTAAATTCAGCCACCTGGCAGTCTGTGATGTTGTATTTGGGACTCCGGCTATGAATCCCCGGTTGCTGTATATTTAAGATGGTGAATATGACTCtaatgttaattgatttaatcacTTATCaatgcttattacacggctttgttgaatactcgattctgattggtcaatcacagctttttacggtctgttatttctttatattagacagttgctatgtataagagaccgttgctatggacgtagttctgatgtcggactctgccGGAcgatttttgtgtcaaattattgatttcttcagtaagtagctgtgtaataagcgggataatgtacagcgaacaggtcattgttgtgaaataaacccctaaCTGCAAAACCCctccgcatcgccctgtctgggtttattacacaacaatgaccggctcgctgtacattacccATACATAAACAGAGTACTGAGCATGCAGAGAGAAAGTCAGTGACTTAATGAAAGCAAGCGAACAGAAGACTAACCTCCATACATGACCTCTAATCCAGACAAATTCACTTGTTGCACTGCTGCCTGGCATTTAAGCTGCATTTTGCAGCCTTTCGTCATCAAATgagctatatactgtatgacccCCTTTACAcatggcattagaatgcgtctccagtgaccacttgtgatccgatctcacttccccgctctatatgcaaataaacacgtagtaatcacacggctaatacagcaggctttgtgacgtaatattacaggaatgtcagtagtaatatcctacatattcgtggattcgggtacattttattaacatcaaaatactAGAATgccactcggagagcgcagacctcctcCAAGGTGCCCAGGtacaatcccccccccccccccccccccccccccccccctccccctcctctctgttctGTTCAGCTTGCgacatcatccacgtgtatttttgttcatgttgagatcagctgtacgtagcggatcatcgtaaaacactaaaacacacaaaataaatctcacttaaaccgtcgtcgttactctttccaacaatcaagtgtgctttggtcgaactcacctgtaatttcaccgagtttaatgtgaaaaaacgcagaatctacagttgtcGTCCCTcccccccgctctctctttTAAGGAAAGAGGTTGGGTCATTAGTCataacgcgtcatcagttacactgcacatgtgttatacccagaggtcttaatgttctggctgatcggaatcgtTAAAAATGAAGCGGATCGCGACCAAAattgaatggattgttcattgtgccacacccaaCCCCTCcaaaaacttttatttaaatccatcacagactttttggagtaatcctgctaacagacaaacaaacaaactaacaaacaaacccaccaacaaaccaacgccgttgaaaacataacctccttcctaggccttcggccttggcggaggtaataaggttattgtaccggtggTCCCTGGGGACCTCCGCGCCACCGGCACATCTGCCTTTGCCAGGTAACAGCAGGTACAGAGTTCCAGAGAGCCGGAGATGAAAGAGAGCATGCGTATGGGCGAGCGGGGAGGCGGGTATCAGCTGACACACatgacacatctccgacagtatgataataatgcacttcctgtgcctagtctgatataggacaagataagatataagatattttttagtaaaatacagttgtaccgacaggatacagtagggcacagaagccgtttccatgctgcgaggcagaaAAACGCTCgcgtctattcacatgaggagctcAGAGACCCaacggatcccagcgggacgtcagtagagtaggcggtccttaatgtggcccaggacacattcactacacactgctagaagaatgtggccatatttGGCCTAGACCACCCCTTTCATTGTCATAGATTGGCTGCATTACCCATCTTCCTTGGATGCCATTACAAGGCAGACAGCTCACCAAGGTGATTGACAAGTGGTGGAAGCTGCCagctgagaggagagacaaCCTGTAATTGCAGTACAGGCTTTGTTCTTTATAGGCTTCTTTAACTGACCCACAACATTGAAAGGCATCCACGTTTTAACAGGACTGTTTTCCTGCAGATTCTGTGAAGAAATTCCTTTTTGAAAGAAAAGCAGACGTCATCAACAACCAAACCCAGAAAAACACCCATCAATCACAGCTGATATATCTGCGAGCGCAAACTGTCACACTTAGTGTTATCAGGGGAAACGCAGCAGTGCATAATTCATACCCAAACACGCAGGCTTACTGGGAGAGAGTGAAATACACAGCGGCGGCAAAAGATCCAAGAAAATGCCAGCAGACATTTtagtggcaaacacacacaaacacattcaggcac encodes the following:
- the smpd3 gene encoding sphingomyelin phosphodiesterase 3 — encoded protein: MVLHTTPYSSACLHFLDGLSWSLVFPCYWLLDQLLASCVATSLEKRQRSQDPCSFLSLCVLISAPLYLLLLLAALPFALLGFIIWAPLQAVRQSYLYTYRRPDKHQAEQGQAGPGGVGIGEWRPQGRSFCFCSANVCLLPDSLARFNNLSDTHRRAREVGKRIRNGASRPQIKIYIDSPTNTSISAASFSSLATGFRRTSSLDQRPDQTHNTNSPADNETEPLTECPIHPSGATDCPVHPPAKDKGSSECPLHPDGGDMTADCPLHPAGTDSSSDCPVHTSGEASDCPLHSAGAPSGQGHHDCPMHGEGTQTKLSSDCPLHTSGVQISISAPEPDPQEEETETGNHRPGDQAGGDTGSMTASRESLTRYHSGDGGVGISSNNTLSHVPRTSIFKRPGRKRRHGDETFDHEISAFFPANLDFLALQEVFDHGSTTRLRRQLHRYFPYVLSDVGRYGWKGCCSRFKFLNSGLMLASRYPILDARYECYPNGRGEDALAAKGALFAKVHVGTSHQEQRVVGYLTCTHLHAIEGDASVRCEQLDLLLQWGAEFRQSTSQPPEGEKVLEDLVAFDVILGDLNFDNCSSEDKLEQQHALFTQYKDPCRLGPGEDKPWALGTLLDPSGLYDDEVSSPESLQKVMENEEGRKEYLVFPPSKSQCPASSQKGRKIPLKGNGRRIDYMLYSDEGLQQDWKLDIEEFSFVTQLAGLTDHLSVAMRLAVSTGEEEP